The following coding sequences lie in one Cyanobacterium sp. Dongsha4 genomic window:
- a CDS encoding adenylate kinase — protein sequence MTKIIFLGPPGSGKGTQGALIAEKHSIPHISTGDILRGAIAAQTPLGVKAKSYVDNGDLVPDELILDLIEERLGQDDAQKGWILDGFPRNVPQAEFLTGLLKKLDQNCDAVVNLDVPNEVILQRLLARGRKDDNEETINNRLDVYRQQTAPLIDYYQQSNLLKTVDGDRSMEEITAEITTIVKS from the coding sequence ATGACAAAAATTATTTTTTTAGGTCCTCCGGGGTCTGGCAAGGGTACTCAAGGGGCTTTGATAGCTGAAAAACATAGTATTCCTCATATTTCCACCGGAGATATTCTCAGAGGTGCGATCGCAGCTCAAACTCCTTTGGGGGTTAAGGCTAAAAGTTATGTCGATAATGGCGATTTAGTACCTGATGAGTTGATTCTTGACTTGATTGAAGAAAGATTAGGACAAGATGATGCTCAAAAAGGATGGATTCTCGATGGATTTCCCCGTAATGTACCTCAAGCGGAATTTTTAACGGGTTTACTCAAGAAGTTAGACCAAAACTGTGATGCAGTAGTTAATTTAGACGTGCCAAATGAAGTGATTTTACAACGCTTGTTGGCCAGAGGCAGAAAAGATGATAACGAAGAAACTATCAATAATCGTCTTGATGTTTACCGTCAACAAACTGCTCCTCTAATTGATTATTATCAACAGAGCAATCTCTTGAAAACAGTAGATGGCGATCGCTCTATGGAGGAAATCACCGCAGAAATCACAACCATAGTTAAATCCTAA